taattccaGGTAGAAGAAGAGCTTTGATTTGTTTTGATCATTTTGATGTGTTTCTTTCACCATTGTAATGCAAATTTTGACTTCCCAGGTCTATTTAGCAATCATGGTCCCTTGTATTTTGTGGGAACCAAGAGATTTTTTTCAAAGATGGGCCTTACTTGCCATATTGCAAAAATTCATAGTGAGGTAATAAATTATCTCCCTTCTGATGGTATGTGCATCGAACGAACGAACGAATAAACGAACTGGACCGATCAAATGTATACTGGTTTTGTTTCCCAATTAtagatttgtttgtttgaactCCTTCTCCGTGCTTAAAGGCGTCTGTAGAACACAATGCCTGGGAGCTAAAAGAATACGTCGAGGAGCTTTACTGGGGCTCGGGCAAGCGAGTGATGCTGCTCGGACATAGCAAGGGTGGGGttgatgctgctgctgcattATCAATCTACTGCAATGAGTTGAAGGATAAAGTTGCTGGCTTGGCTCTGGTACAAAGTCCATATGGTGGAACACCATTGGCTTCGGATTTCCTTCGCGACGNGGATAAAGTTGCTGGCTTGGCTCTGGTACAAAGCCCATATGGTGGAACACCATTGGCTTCGGATTTCCTTCGCGACGGGCAGGTTGCTGACAAAGAGACGCGGAGGATCATGGAGCTCTTAATATGCAAGATCATCAAGgttgtattttcttttgccTTTTCAATTGCTTCGTTGTCAGGGATAGTTGTCGGTCTGATGAGGCgaggaaaaggagaaaaaacgACGAGTCTATGCACTTCTCGACATTTTTCGTGAAAATTATGGAACATatgatagatagatagatagatagatagataacTTATCTTCAGCTTCAGGAATGCCGTGTTGTTTCTTTATTGGAATCTttgatttatgtttttgtAGGGCGACATTCGAGCATTGGAGGATCTAACGTACGAGAAGCGGAAGGAATTCATCTCAAATCACGACCTCCCGGAGAACATACCAATACTCTCCTTCCACTCTGAAGCACATGTTGCACCAGGAGTTCTTGCTACAATGACTCAGATAGCTCATGCTGAGCTACCTTGGCTACCTCTTCCAAGTTCTTGGACAGAATCCGACACGGTGGTGCAGGGCGGGCGGCGTGTTCCAGTAGTGATTCCCCTTTCTGCTGTCATGGCATTGTGTGCTCTTCATTTGCAGCTTCGGTACGGAGAGAAGAGCGACGGTTTGGTGACATGTCGTGATGCTGAAGTTCCTGGCTCGGTCATTGTGAGACCGAGCCAGAAGCTCGATCACGCTTGGATGGTTTACTCTTCCAGGACTAAGAATGCAGGTGATCCTGATGCTTGTGAGATGTGTGAGGCAATCTTGACACTGCTTGTGGAGCTTGGGATGAGAACGAAACAAGTCAAATAGAGATGATGGCTTTCTTGTAATTCTTCCCCAAATCAGACCCAAATTCGTCCATCGGAAATTCCAGTGAAAATTTCCCGGTGCACTTGAATATTGAAAACCGGCCGCTTTTTTCATACGACGGGTCGGCTGGGAGATTTGGATTTCAGAAACCAAATGTTGCTTGATTTTATTGTTGACGACATGTAGTTTTgctcccttttttttaaatctatttaaaatttcaatatttttttagtgcAGGCTTGTTTTTAATCAAAACATGAGAACAGTAGCAATGTAGCCTCACAATTACTTAGGAagtgaattgaaaattttaaaattaaaataaaataattaattttttaaaactaagtGAAATAACAAAANCGGTCTGATGAGGCgaggaaaaggagaaaaaacgACGAGTCTATGCACTTCTCGACATTTTTCGTGAAAATTATGGAACATatgatagatagatagatagatagatagataacTTATCTTCAGCTTCAGGAATGCCGTGTTGTNTGGTCTGATGAGGcaaggaaaaggagaaaaaacgACGAGTCTGTACACTTCTTGACATTTTTCGTGAAAATTATGGAACATatgatagatagatagatagatagataacTTATCTTCAGCTTCAGGAATGCCGTGTTGTTTCTTTATTGGAATCTttgatttatgtttttgtAGGGCGACATTCGAGCATTGGAGGATCTAACGTACGAGAAGCGGAAGGAATTCATCTCAAATCACGACCTCCCGGAGAACATACCAATACTCTCCTTCCACTCTGAAGCACATGTTGCACCAGGAGTTCTTGCTACAATGACTCAGATAGCTCATGCTGAGCTACCTTGGCTACCTCTTCCAAGTTCTTGGACAGAATCCGACACGGTGGTGCAGGGCGGGCGGCGTGTTCCAGTAGTGATTCCCCTTTCTGCTGTCATGGCATTGTGTGCTCTTCATTTGCAGCTTCGGTACGGAGAGAAGAGCGACGGTTTGGTGACATGTCGTGATGCTGAAGTTCCTGGCTCGGTCATTGTGAGACCGAGCCAGAAGCTCGATCACGCTTGGATGGTTTACTCTTCCAGGACTAAGAATGCAGGTGATCCTGATGCTTGTGAGATGTGTGAGGCAATCTTGACACTGCTTGTGGAGCTTGGGATGAGAACGAAACAAGTCAAATAGAGATGATGGCTTTCTTGTAATTCTTCCCCAAATCAGACCCAAATTCGTCCATCGGAAATTCCAGTGAAAATTTCCCGGTGCACTTGAATATTGAAAACCGGCCGCTTTTTTCATACGACGGGTCGGCTGGGAGATTTGGATTTCAGAAACCAAATGTTGCTTGATTTTATTGTTGACGACATGTAGTTTTgctcccttttttttaaatctatttaaaatttcaatatttttttagtgcAGGCTTGTTTTTAATCAAAACATGAGAACAGTAGCAATGTAGCCTCACAATTACTTAGGAagtgaattgaaaattttaaaattaaaataaaataattaattttttaaaactaagtGAAATAACAAAAGAGGAAGTGTTTGAGGTGATTCTggcaaaattaaaatactataCAAGTAAGTTTAGACGATTCAAACAATTCAAGCAACTTAACtatagttaataattattagttaaGGTGTTCGGGAAAGTACGAgtcaatatattaatatttctaatttagaTGGCATTTCGAACACGATCAAATCTTACGAGtcaatatatcaatatttctATGGCATTTCGAACACAATCAAATCTTACGAGtcaatatatcaatatttctAATCTAGATGGCATTTCGAACACGATCAAATCTTACAAGtcaatatatcaatatttctATGGCATTTCGAACACGATCAAATCTTACGAGtcaatatatcaatatttctAATCTATATGGCATTTCAAACACGAtcaaatctataattttttccttaattagcTAACATGAGACTACTCCTAATAGTCCTCAACTTTAGACGTCAACTAGTaataagtaataaataatgtaattgtcattttctaaatatatgatttatattttaacttgaattcactattcttttcaataatttctatacttttaatttaatatagaggcaaacaaataaaatacaaacaatATAAAACATGCTATAATANTTCTGAAGCACATGTTACACCAGGAGTTCTTGCTACAATGACTCAGATAGCTCATGCTGANGTTCATGTGCATCTAAGATGATTGTGCGATTAAGAACTATTCAAaccccttaaaaaaaattgcaaaaatatccctaaattacattaaatttgttgaaataaccctaaattatataaaatttacacataaattattagtatttatttcaatcgatcctttaattaattaattaatttatttatttaaaattgttgtgGGTGTTATATTTGgttagtttaaataaataaatatgtgggGCCCACTNGAGCTACCTTGGCTACCTCTTCCAAGTTCTTGGACAGAATCCGACACGGTGGTGCAGGGCGGGCG
The nucleotide sequence above comes from Cucurbita pepo subsp. pepo cultivar mu-cu-16 chromosome LG11, ASM280686v2, whole genome shotgun sequence. Encoded proteins:
- the LOC111804868 gene encoding uncharacterized protein LOC111804868 isoform X2 → MGDVHTQNELYEIASAAHGDTLQIFSIVSPLDEICTHLLALASYITRRFVGFIEDLVARDVDRFLTDHIIIPLGACLNPSGQNRQRSVSEGSSSFIPCIAGASDSRNGLLVDRTSDVESIFSYEVASPIFQGLMLPLYGLQFVQKLALCFLRDCFSCIQWVELRLSNVIFRIRKTLIGSSEDIGWLQNTPGMPPVVDGTERFLELLSEIRNGEHKLPNSFVYLLIPGLFSNHGPLYFVGTKRFFSKMGLTCHIAKIHSEASVEHNAWELKEYVEELYWGSGKRVMLLGHSKGGVDAAAALSIYCNELKDKVAGLALVQSPYGGTPLASDFLRDGQVADKETRRIMELLICKIIKGDIRALEDLTYEKRKEFISNHDLPENIPILSFHSEAHVAPGVLATMTQIAHAELPWLPLPSSWTESDTVVQGGRRVPVVIPLSAVMALCALHLQLRYGEKSDGLVTCRDAEVPGSVIVRPSQKLDHAWMVYSSRTKNAGDPDACEMCEAILTLLVELGMRTKQVK
- the LOC111804868 gene encoding uncharacterized protein LOC111804868 isoform X1, with the translated sequence MGDVHTQNELYEIASAAHGDTLQIFSIVSPLDEICTHLLALASYITRRFVGFIEDLVARDVDRFLTDHIIIPLGACLNPSGQNRQRSVSEGSSSFIPCIAGASDSRNGLLVDRTSDVESIFSYEVASPIFQGLMLPLYGLQFVQKLALCFLRDCFSCIQWVELRLSNVIFRIRKTLIGSSEDIGWLQNTPGMPPVVDGTERFLELLSEIRNGEHKLPNSFVYLLIPGLFSNHGPLYFVGTKRFFSKMGLTCHIAKIHSEASVEHNAWELKEYVEELYWGSGKRVMLLGHSKGGVDAAAALSIYCNELKDKVAGLALVQSPYGGTPLASDFLRDGQVADKETRRIMELLICKIIKGDIRALEDLTYEKRKEFISNHDLPENIPILSFHSEAHVAPGVLATMTQIAHAELPWLPLPSSWTESDTVVQGGRRVPVVIPLSAVMALCALHLQLRYGEKSDGLVTCRDAEVPGSVIVRPSQKLDHAWMVYSSRTKNAGDPDACEMCEAILTLLVELGMRTKQVK